In a genomic window of Sulfurimonas denitrificans DSM 1251:
- the amrB gene encoding AmmeMemoRadiSam system protein B, with the protein MKREMSVVGSFYPARAVELERYFEHFSTTYDEENILPDIKSRVVIVPHAGYIYSGYSANVAYRVLKKSGVKKFLVIGPSHRVGFEGISLGDFSSYETPFGAIPASLDLVEELSNTFLLSCYRDTHFEHSTEVQFPFIKYYIEGASVVELVYSYMKPSNLSKIIDFALNHKDVGIIISTDLSHFHTQEEALRVDNICVSAIENLDIEKLHSGCEACGIIGVEAMLLSAKKATLVPHLLDYRTSADASGDESRVVGYVSVYFAE; encoded by the coding sequence ATGAAAAGAGAGATGAGCGTAGTTGGGAGTTTTTACCCTGCCAGAGCAGTTGAATTAGAGAGATATTTTGAACACTTTAGCACTACTTATGATGAAGAAAACATTTTGCCAGATATAAAAAGCAGAGTTGTAATTGTCCCACATGCTGGTTATATCTACTCAGGATATAGCGCAAACGTAGCTTATAGAGTCTTGAAAAAAAGTGGTGTAAAAAAGTTTTTAGTAATCGGTCCATCACATAGGGTTGGATTTGAGGGTATCTCGTTGGGTGATTTTAGCTCTTATGAGACTCCATTTGGCGCGATTCCTGCATCTTTGGATTTAGTAGAAGAGTTAAGTAATACTTTTTTACTCTCTTGCTATAGAGATACGCACTTTGAACATAGCACAGAGGTTCAGTTTCCTTTTATAAAATACTATATAGAGGGTGCTTCTGTTGTAGAGTTGGTTTACTCTTATATGAAGCCATCAAATCTATCTAAAATCATAGATTTTGCTCTAAATCATAAAGATGTTGGAATCATCATAAGTACAGATTTGAGCCATTTTCACACACAAGAAGAGGCTCTAAGAGTAGATAATATCTGCGTAAGTGCCATAGAGAACTTAGATATAGAAAAACTCCATAGCGGTTGTGAAGCGTGTGGAATTATCGGTGTTGAAGCTATGCTTCTTAGTGCAAAAAAAGCTACTTTAGTTCCACATCTACTTGATTATAGAACAAGCGCAGATGCTAGTGGAGATGAGAGTAGAGTTGTTGGATATGTGAGTGTCTATTTTGCAGAGTAA
- the amrS gene encoding AmmeMemoRadiSam system radical SAM enzyme → MKYFHYNDEDSITCLLCKHYCTLKEGRGGICGINYNINSELVNKTYSHPSALHVDPIEKKPLYHFLPASTSLSIGTVGCNLRCPFCQNYSISQTFEVDESVTYMPEDIVNLAIKNRCKSISYTYNEPAIWYPYAKDIGVLAKEADIKNVFVSSGYESKEVLQELPSWLDAANIDLKSFSHDYYKKVLKAELDGVLESLVSFSKSKIWLEITTLLIPDVNDSSVEIEKMAEFIVTKLGRDVPWHLSAFHPDYKMNETAPTPIATLQRAKEIAKSFGIRYVYLGNVLNDGSTYCPKCQTKLVARDGYRAEILNIEDSKCTHCGEVIAGVWR, encoded by the coding sequence ATGAAGTACTTTCACTATAATGATGAAGATAGCATAACCTGTCTTTTATGCAAACACTACTGCACACTCAAAGAGGGCAGAGGCGGGATTTGCGGTATAAATTACAACATAAATTCAGAGCTTGTGAACAAAACCTACTCACATCCAAGTGCGCTACATGTAGATCCTATTGAGAAAAAACCGCTATATCACTTTTTACCAGCTTCAACCTCGCTCTCAATCGGCACAGTCGGATGTAATTTAAGATGCCCGTTTTGTCAAAACTACTCTATTTCTCAAACATTTGAAGTTGATGAGAGCGTAACTTACATGCCAGAGGATATTGTAAACCTTGCAATCAAGAACAGATGCAAGAGCATAAGCTACACATATAATGAACCAGCTATTTGGTATCCATACGCAAAAGATATTGGAGTTTTGGCAAAAGAGGCAGATATAAAAAATGTATTTGTCTCCAGCGGATATGAATCAAAAGAGGTTCTCCAAGAGCTTCCATCGTGGCTTGACGCTGCTAATATAGATTTGAAGAGCTTTTCACATGACTACTACAAAAAGGTTCTAAAGGCTGAGCTTGATGGAGTTTTAGAATCTTTAGTTTCATTTTCAAAGAGTAAAATTTGGCTAGAAATCACAACTCTTCTTATCCCTGATGTAAATGATAGCTCAGTGGAGATAGAGAAGATGGCGGAGTTTATAGTCACAAAACTAGGACGAGATGTTCCATGGCATTTGAGTGCTTTTCATCCAGACTACAAGATGAATGAGACTGCCCCAACGCCAATAGCAACTTTGCAAAGAGCAAAAGAGATAGCAAAGAGCTTTGGCATAAGGTATGTATATCTTGGAAATGTTCTAAATGATGGCTCAACTTACTGCCCGAAATGTCAAACAAAACTTGTAGCCAGAGATGGATATAGGGCTGAGATTTTAAATATAGAAGATTCTAAATGTACGCATTGCGGCGAAGTTATAGCAGGAGTTTGGAGATGA
- the amrA gene encoding AmmeMemoRadiSam system protein A: MIEGIVLRVAKSAILSRFDSSYSFDKKALEDEYPFLKESGASFVTLKHNGKLRGCIGSIIAHRTLLEDIINNAISSAFKDPRFKALSKEELTNLNLEVSILTPPEILEYEDYEDLLKKVTPLKDGLILNYGSYQGTFLPQVWDELKTQELFLEHLSYKAGANPSIYAYHPTIYRYRVEAIEENFDEVLSL, from the coding sequence ATGATAGAAGGTATAGTTTTAAGAGTTGCAAAGAGCGCAATTTTAAGCAGATTTGATAGTAGTTATAGTTTTGATAAAAAAGCGCTTGAGGATGAGTACCCGTTTTTAAAAGAGAGTGGTGCCTCTTTTGTAACGCTAAAGCATAATGGAAAACTAAGAGGCTGTATCGGCTCTATCATCGCTCACAGAACTCTTCTTGAGGACATCATAAACAATGCAATCTCTTCCGCCTTTAAAGACCCAAGATTTAAAGCACTATCTAAAGAGGAGCTAACGAATCTAAATCTTGAAGTCTCTATCTTGACTCCGCCAGAGATTTTAGAGTATGAAGATTATGAAGATTTGCTAAAAAAAGTAACTCCACTCAAAGATGGGCTCATCTTGAACTATGGCTCATATCAAGGGACGTTTTTGCCTCAAGTTTGGGATGAGTTGAAAACTCAAGAACTTTTTTTAGAGCATTTAAGTTATAAAGCTGGTGCTAACCCATCTATTTACGCATACCATCCAACCATATATAGATATAGAGTTGAGGCGATAGAGGAGAATTTTGATGAAGTACTTTCACTATAA
- a CDS encoding TIGR01777 family oxidoreductase, giving the protein MSGNRLKIAICGKSGLVGSKFTDYFLSQKNEVVEVKIRGDVSALDVAAQINRCDILINLSGATILSRWSEAYKKTLYLSRIETTKKLVDAIGLCHEKPKLFLNASAVGIYKSGSAHNDDSDELSDDFLAYLCKDWEAEARRASEFGVRNVQMRFGVVFAKEGGALQKMLPPFKLGLGGIVGNGKQIVSWIHIDDLIRAAAFIIKTPDIKGAVNFCAPNPLSNKEQTKIMGEVLHRPTIFPLPTFVLKLLYGEGASVILDSKEVYPSKLLESGFVFEYDNFEDALKEIVR; this is encoded by the coding sequence ATGTCAGGAAATAGACTAAAGATAGCGATTTGCGGAAAGAGCGGTTTGGTTGGCTCGAAATTTACAGACTATTTTTTATCTCAAAAAAATGAAGTTGTTGAGGTAAAAATAAGAGGCGATGTCTCTGCTCTTGATGTGGCTGCGCAGATAAATAGATGTGATATTTTGATAAACCTTAGTGGAGCTACAATACTCTCAAGATGGAGTGAAGCGTATAAAAAAACTCTCTATTTAAGCCGAATAGAGACGACAAAAAAGCTAGTTGATGCAATTGGACTCTGCCATGAAAAGCCTAAACTATTTTTAAATGCTTCAGCTGTTGGAATTTACAAATCTGGGAGTGCGCATAATGACGACTCAGATGAACTCTCAGATGACTTTTTGGCTTATCTGTGCAAAGATTGGGAAGCAGAGGCTAGAAGAGCGAGTGAGTTTGGAGTTAGAAATGTGCAGATGCGCTTTGGTGTTGTTTTTGCAAAAGAGGGAGGTGCACTGCAAAAAATGTTGCCGCCTTTTAAACTTGGGTTGGGCGGAATAGTTGGAAATGGGAAGCAGATAGTCTCATGGATTCACATAGATGATTTGATAAGAGCTGCTGCATTTATCATAAAAACTCCAGATATAAAAGGTGCGGTGAATTTTTGCGCACCAAACCCGCTTAGCAATAAAGAGCAGACAAAAATCATGGGGGAAGTTCTTCATCGTCCGACTATCTTTCCACTACCAACGTTTGTTTTAAAGCTTCTTTATGGAGAGGGTGCAAGTGTGATACTTGATTCAAAAGAGGTCTATCCATCTAAACTTCTTGAGAGCGGTTTTGTCTTTGAGTATGATAATTTTGAAGATGCACTCAAAGAGATTGTGAGATAG
- a CDS encoding AAA family ATPase: MNETLIGQIDKILFEEEAFFIAVLKSGEKISGSYYESEVSHLKESAITLKGHWEEHKKYGKTFKFEYIKVNQNELFFFLNKIIKGFTKKLSADLIEHFGNDGLIEVLDNDIERLLEFKGIKEKKLKKIQASWKKFRSMREIGEFLTPYDVTPAFLTTIATAMRDVEEPCAKIKNNPYILTSINSIGFKRADELALKMGVKKDDENRISSAMDYVLLNYCEQQGNSCVAKEILFFELDELLTFSDKSYLYEASLVERVSEGSIVLMKNERVSPARLYDAEKYLYDEFKRRAKLDNGGFTKDLDLFLSEHDLKLGDEQKEALKKINEGSSILFLVGYAGTGKSTTSRSILDLLNTKYDKKEIITCALSGIASQRIADTTGYESATIQSLLVKFEERDEFPYSVVLIDEASMINSSLFARLVRKVSKSALLIVVGDDAQLPPIGAGNVLSDVLTLCLAPIVKLTKIYRQSEDKAITVIANDIRLGVVPEYKREYEDFEFVDVSMQNYYALKNQLTQAELSSQREENSAQIVAVIAHKVVESIEKARYRLSNKQIKEYLNYFQVITPMKGGTLGSNNLNIVLQNYFNPNPKKCVKKGGVEFRLMDKVVHTKNENMTSWSSEGFKNSEDSAQRRIFNGMSGLLFKIEEDDEQAFVFYPNEDVVVVYEYEELRSHLMLSYALTIHKVQGMEYDIVVIPMSFSHYIMHNTKLIYTAVTRAKHKCILVGESMAFESACKKLDITARDTVLLEL, encoded by the coding sequence TTGAATGAAACTCTCATAGGTCAAATCGACAAAATTCTTTTTGAAGAAGAGGCTTTTTTTATAGCTGTTTTAAAGAGTGGGGAGAAGATTAGTGGCTCTTACTATGAGAGTGAGGTTTCGCATCTTAAAGAGAGTGCCATAACGCTTAAAGGCCACTGGGAAGAGCATAAGAAGTATGGAAAAACTTTTAAGTTTGAGTATATAAAAGTAAATCAAAATGAGCTTTTTTTCTTTTTAAATAAAATCATAAAAGGGTTTACAAAAAAGCTCTCCGCGGATCTCATAGAGCATTTTGGAAATGATGGGCTAATTGAGGTTTTAGACAACGATATTGAGAGGCTTTTAGAGTTTAAGGGGATAAAAGAGAAAAAACTCAAAAAAATTCAAGCAAGTTGGAAAAAGTTTCGCTCCATGAGAGAAATCGGGGAATTTTTAACTCCTTATGATGTAACTCCTGCCTTTTTGACAACTATCGCAACTGCTATGAGAGATGTTGAAGAGCCGTGTGCAAAGATAAAAAACAATCCTTACATTTTAACTTCCATAAACTCCATAGGCTTCAAACGTGCGGATGAACTAGCTCTTAAGATGGGCGTGAAAAAAGATGATGAGAACCGCATAAGTTCGGCTATGGACTATGTACTTTTGAACTACTGCGAACAGCAAGGTAACTCTTGCGTGGCAAAAGAGATACTTTTTTTTGAGCTTGATGAACTACTCACTTTTAGCGATAAAAGCTACCTCTATGAGGCTTCTTTAGTTGAGAGAGTTAGTGAGGGAAGCATTGTTTTGATGAAAAATGAGCGTGTCTCTCCCGCTCGTCTTTATGATGCAGAGAAGTATTTGTATGATGAATTTAAAAGAAGAGCAAAACTTGATAATGGCGGTTTTACAAAAGATTTAGATCTATTTTTGAGTGAGCATGATTTAAAACTCGGAGATGAGCAAAAAGAGGCTCTAAAGAAGATAAATGAGGGCTCATCCATACTTTTTTTAGTCGGGTATGCAGGAACTGGGAAAAGTACGACATCTAGGAGTATCCTTGATTTGTTAAATACAAAATATGATAAAAAAGAGATTATTACATGTGCTCTTAGCGGTATTGCCTCACAGCGTATAGCCGATACAACAGGGTATGAGAGTGCTACTATACAATCTCTTTTAGTCAAATTTGAAGAGAGAGACGAGTTTCCCTACTCTGTTGTTTTGATAGATGAAGCATCAATGATAAACTCCTCTTTGTTTGCGAGATTGGTTAGAAAAGTTAGTAAAAGTGCACTCCTTATAGTTGTTGGAGATGATGCACAACTCCCTCCTATTGGGGCTGGAAATGTACTTAGCGATGTTTTAACGCTCTGCCTTGCACCTATTGTAAAACTTACAAAGATATATAGACAGAGTGAAGATAAGGCGATAACTGTTATAGCAAATGATATACGTTTGGGTGTTGTGCCTGAATATAAAAGAGAGTATGAGGATTTTGAGTTTGTAGATGTAAGTATGCAAAACTACTATGCTCTTAAAAATCAGCTCACTCAAGCAGAACTCTCAAGCCAAAGAGAGGAGAACTCAGCGCAAATAGTTGCAGTAATCGCTCACAAAGTAGTTGAATCAATCGAGAAAGCTAGATACAGACTAAGCAACAAGCAGATAAAAGAGTATCTAAACTATTTTCAAGTCATAACACCTATGAAGGGCGGAACTTTAGGCTCAAACAACTTAAATATTGTTTTACAAAACTACTTCAACCCAAACCCAAAGAAGTGCGTTAAAAAGGGCGGTGTGGAGTTTAGACTTATGGATAAAGTGGTTCATACCAAAAATGAAAACATGACATCTTGGAGCAGTGAGGGTTTTAAAAACTCCGAAGATTCGGCTCAAAGACGCATATTTAACGGCATGAGCGGACTTCTTTTTAAGATAGAAGAGGATGATGAACAAGCGTTCGTTTTTTATCCGAATGAGGATGTAGTTGTTGTTTATGAGTATGAGGAGTTGCGTAGTCATCTGATGCTCTCTTATGCGCTTACTATCCATAAAGTTCAAGGGATGGAGTATGATATTGTTGTTATTCCTATGAGTTTTTCACACTACATTATGCACAACACAAAGCTCATATATACGGCTGTTACAAGGGCAAAACATAAGTGTATCTTGGTTGGTGAGAGCATGGCGTTTGAGAGTGCGTGCAAAAAGCTTGACATCACTGCAAGAGATACAGTCCTCTTAGAACTATAA
- a CDS encoding ATP-binding protein: MDSILLEDNRHWVNQSIYGDFVSREILDKAIKFLGTKEILALVGARRVGKSTLAKLLIRELLKSVEAKNIFFINLEKPEFIPYKDDASYLGVIFDAYLKLANPNREKKIYFFIDEVQIFQNWEIFVKSKYENSNIKFIITGSNASLLTSNYATVLTGRVLRLDIQSFNFREFLHFKNIDFSTKIQRTANKIEISRAMDEYLKWGGYYSVMSNNDEMLKKEYLMNVAEDIILKDIVPRYNIKSSQIIRDLFYYLVSNASSTLNYSSLAKKLSVDPKMIKEYIGYFEDNFLIHTISAHHDKLTSQIKSAKKLYVSDNGFLNLGVNRTKNLGTALENLVFNELYKKDEKITYRKDNQEVDFYMHDSLYQVSYDISDEKTKKRELNAFGEFKKENDRCILITYDANDTINGVKVISIDRFLLEIDEGLNIE; this comes from the coding sequence ATGGATTCAATTCTTTTAGAAGATAATAGACACTGGGTAAATCAGAGTATATACGGCGACTTTGTTTCAAGAGAAATTTTAGATAAAGCTATAAAATTTCTTGGCACAAAGGAAATTTTGGCTCTTGTTGGCGCTAGACGCGTAGGTAAAAGCACTTTGGCAAAATTGCTCATTCGTGAGCTATTAAAGAGCGTTGAAGCAAAAAATATATTTTTCATCAATTTGGAAAAACCAGAATTTATTCCGTATAAAGATGACGCTTCGTATCTTGGAGTGATTTTTGATGCGTACTTAAAACTTGCAAATCCAAACAGAGAGAAGAAGATATATTTTTTTATAGATGAGGTGCAAATTTTTCAAAATTGGGAAATCTTTGTAAAATCAAAATATGAGAACTCAAATATCAAATTTATCATAACAGGCTCAAATGCATCGCTTTTAACTTCAAACTATGCAACTGTTTTAACGGGCAGAGTACTGAGGCTTGACATTCAGAGTTTTAATTTTAGGGAATTTTTACATTTTAAAAATATAGATTTTTCCACAAAAATTCAAAGAACAGCAAATAAAATTGAGATAAGCAGAGCTATGGATGAGTACCTCAAATGGGGCGGATACTACTCAGTGATGTCAAATAATGATGAAATGCTAAAAAAAGAGTATCTCATGAATGTGGCTGAAGATATCATACTCAAAGATATAGTTCCTAGATACAACATTAAAAGCTCTCAAATCATAAGAGACCTCTTTTATTATCTTGTCTCAAATGCTTCAAGCACTTTAAACTACAGCTCGCTGGCTAAAAAACTAAGCGTTGACCCAAAAATGATAAAAGAGTACATCGGCTATTTTGAAGATAATTTTTTAATCCATACTATTTCTGCGCATCACGATAAGCTGACCTCACAAATCAAATCTGCTAAAAAACTATATGTCAGTGATAACGGTTTTTTAAATTTAGGAGTAAACAGAACAAAAAACTTAGGCACAGCACTTGAGAATTTAGTATTTAACGAGTTATATAAAAAAGATGAAAAAATAACATATAGGAAAGATAATCAAGAGGTAGATTTTTATATGCATGATAGCTTGTATCAGGTGTCTTATGATATTAGTGATGAAAAAACAAAAAAAAGAGAGTTAAACGCTTTTGGAGAGTTCAAAAAAGAGAATGATAGATGTATCTTGATAACATATGACGCAAACGACACAATTAATGGTGTAAAAGTGATAAGTATAGATAGGTTTTTGCTTGAGATTGATGAAGGTTTAAATATTGAATGA
- a CDS encoding Sau3AI family type II restriction endonuclease, with protein sequence MELPYDIFNKQSIIEFAKKLKSSTLKKSCNKTILSHEYSGKGSFGQILEKFYFLYAPNSNAEADFPEVNLELKSSPLKQLKNNQFRAKERLSLNIINYQDIVHQNFETSSFWKKNENLLLVFYLYENDTNVLDYVIKLVDEWTFPSIDLEIIKQDWKRIKQKVLDGKAHELSEGDTFYLGAAPKGGKGGNPREQPNSTLTAKQRAYSLKQGYVNHIIASISGNSSVYGKLIQSTEITKDKTLEEIVVSKFESYYDKTIEDILAMLNINLNLKAKNFYANLTKAILGIELNKEIEEFEKAEIIVKTIRLKDNNLPKEDISFPNFKYENIVNETWDESEISNILGHKFLFVFFQFENKKLIFKKAQFWNMPYKDILEVEKVWARTKEIVQSGDIVKDIKTNKSGNKIRYTNFPNKKFNAVSHVRPHAINADDTISLPVRDKLTHLKEYTKHCFWLNASYVKNEIYLKSL encoded by the coding sequence ATGGAATTACCTTATGATATTTTTAATAAACAATCTATTATAGAATTTGCAAAGAAGCTTAAATCTAGTACATTAAAAAAATCTTGTAATAAAACTATTTTGTCACATGAATATTCTGGAAAAGGAAGTTTTGGACAGATACTTGAGAAATTTTATTTTTTATATGCTCCAAATTCTAATGCAGAAGCAGATTTTCCAGAAGTTAATCTTGAATTAAAATCATCGCCATTAAAACAACTTAAAAATAATCAGTTTCGCGCTAAAGAGAGATTATCACTAAATATAATCAATTATCAAGATATTGTTCATCAAAACTTTGAAACAAGTTCTTTTTGGAAAAAAAATGAGAATTTACTCCTAGTTTTTTATTTATATGAAAATGATACCAATGTTTTGGACTATGTGATTAAGCTTGTTGATGAATGGACTTTTCCAAGTATTGATTTAGAAATAATAAAGCAAGATTGGAAAAGAATAAAACAAAAAGTTTTAGATGGAAAAGCTCATGAACTTTCCGAAGGTGATACATTTTATTTAGGAGCTGCACCAAAAGGTGGAAAAGGTGGAAATCCAAGAGAGCAGCCCAATAGTACTTTAACAGCAAAACAGAGAGCCTACTCATTAAAACAAGGCTATGTAAATCATATTATTGCTTCAATATCTGGTAATTCATCTGTATATGGTAAATTAATACAATCAACTGAAATTACTAAAGATAAAACATTAGAAGAGATTGTGGTGTCAAAATTTGAATCTTATTATGATAAAACAATAGAAGATATTTTGGCAATGTTAAATATAAATTTAAACCTTAAAGCAAAAAACTTTTATGCAAATTTAACAAAAGCAATTTTAGGCATAGAGCTAAATAAAGAAATAGAAGAATTTGAAAAAGCTGAAATAATCGTAAAAACTATTCGGCTTAAAGATAATAATTTACCTAAAGAAGATATTTCATTTCCAAATTTTAAATATGAGAATATAGTCAATGAAACTTGGGATGAATCTGAAATAAGCAATATATTAGGACATAAATTTTTATTTGTTTTTTTTCAATTTGAAAATAAAAAACTGATATTCAAGAAAGCTCAATTTTGGAATATGCCATATAAAGATATCTTGGAGGTTGAAAAAGTGTGGGCAAGAACAAAAGAGATTGTTCAAAGTGGGGATATAGTTAAAGATATAAAAACAAATAAAAGTGGCAACAAGATTAGATATACAAACTTTCCAAATAAAAAATTTAACGCAGTATCACATGTAAGACCACATGCAATAAATGCTGACGATACAATATCTTTACCAGTCAGAGACAAATTGACTCATTTAAAAGAGTATACGAAGCATTGTTTTTGGCTTAATGCTTCATATGTAAAAAATGAAATTTATTTAAAATCTCTTTAG
- the dcm gene encoding DNA (cytosine-5-)-methyltransferase produces MKIPNLFTYNMNELTMNMQTSQSLSIRTVELFAGVGGFRLGLEKTSLENKSYSVVWSNQWEPSTKTQHASDIYCARFGYENHSNDDISTVDASVIPDHDLLVGGFPCQDYSVASTLKNSHGIVGKKGVLWWEIYRILKQKKEKAPKYLLLENVDRLLKSPAAQRGRDFAIILSSLNSLGYGVEWRVINASDYGMPQRRRRVFIMAYKNGTKPYLNLQQKTPFEVLSKDGIFAKTFPIKMIQEDDIFSLKLSDDLVDITDNFNKNTSNKNSFYDSGYMIDGVYYTATCKAEHEGNFSVLGDFLQDEKDVPKEFYISDEELEKWKYHKNSKSIERVHKTTGHKYLYSEGSMSFPDCLKKPSRTIITGEGGASASRFKHVVCVDGRHRRLTPVELERLNMFPDNHTAGVSDSKRAFLMGNALVVGIVEKLGNVLLKEI; encoded by the coding sequence ATGAAAATACCAAATTTATTTACATACAATATGAATGAGTTAACTATGAATATGCAAACTTCACAATCATTATCTATCAGAACAGTTGAATTGTTTGCAGGAGTTGGCGGTTTTAGACTGGGGTTAGAAAAGACCAGTTTAGAAAATAAGTCTTATAGCGTAGTTTGGAGCAATCAGTGGGAACCGTCCACAAAAACGCAACATGCTTCTGACATATATTGTGCTAGGTTTGGCTATGAAAATCACTCAAATGATGATATCTCTACCGTAGATGCTTCTGTAATTCCAGACCACGATTTACTCGTAGGCGGTTTTCCATGTCAAGATTACTCTGTTGCAAGCACTCTTAAAAATTCACATGGAATTGTTGGTAAAAAGGGTGTCTTATGGTGGGAGATATATAGAATTTTGAAGCAAAAAAAAGAGAAAGCACCAAAATATCTTCTGCTTGAAAATGTAGATAGGCTTTTAAAATCTCCTGCCGCTCAAAGAGGAAGAGATTTTGCAATTATTCTCTCATCGCTTAATTCTCTTGGTTATGGGGTTGAGTGGAGAGTTATAAATGCAAGTGACTATGGGATGCCACAAAGAAGACGAAGAGTTTTTATAATGGCGTACAAAAATGGAACAAAACCGTATTTGAATTTGCAACAAAAAACACCATTTGAGGTACTGAGCAAAGATGGAATCTTTGCCAAAACATTTCCTATAAAGATGATTCAAGAAGATGATATATTCTCCTTAAAACTCTCAGATGACTTGGTTGATATTACAGATAATTTCAATAAAAACACTTCTAATAAAAATAGTTTTTACGACTCTGGATACATGATAGATGGAGTCTATTATACAGCTACATGTAAAGCTGAACATGAAGGAAATTTCAGTGTTCTTGGCGATTTTTTACAAGATGAAAAAGATGTGCCAAAAGAATTTTATATAAGTGATGAAGAGCTAGAAAAGTGGAAATATCACAAAAATTCAAAATCAATCGAGAGAGTACATAAGACAACAGGACACAAATATCTCTATAGTGAAGGTAGCATGTCTTTTCCAGATTGCTTAAAAAAACCATCCAGAACAATCATAACTGGCGAAGGCGGAGCAAGTGCTTCACGCTTTAAACACGTTGTTTGTGTTGATGGGAGACATAGAAGATTGACACCAGTTGAACTGGAGAGATTAAACATGTTTCCAGACAATCATACCGCTGGTGTAAGTGATAGCAAAAGAGCTTTTTTAATGGGCAATGCTTTGGTTGTAGGGATTGTTGAGAAACTTGGTAATGTACTTTTAAAAGAGATATAG
- a CDS encoding SDR family oxidoreductase: protein MQDKIVLVTGANGGLGNAFVQVLLEQKAKKIYAAARDIGSLAHLKDISNIELLELDITDITSIKAAREKASDIDVLINNAGVNSNSRVFDGDFIDLQVNYKGTASLCKSYFEYAKEHKLQIINISSIVALCNLPLMAKYSISKSALHSFTQALRAELKAYGSEVYEVFAGPIDTRLTEGVDMPKADPIDVAKKVLKDVKAGEFDIFPDVFAQMIKERLASEPKMVEADFSMSIVG from the coding sequence ATGCAAGACAAAATAGTTTTGGTAACAGGGGCAAACGGTGGGCTTGGGAATGCTTTTGTTCAGGTTCTCTTAGAGCAAAAAGCAAAAAAGATTTATGCGGCTGCTAGAGATATAGGCTCCCTTGCGCATTTAAAAGATATAAGCAATATTGAACTCTTAGAGCTTGATATTACCGATATTACATCTATAAAGGCGGCAAGAGAGAAGGCGAGCGATATAGATGTGCTAATAAACAATGCTGGTGTTAACTCCAACTCAAGAGTTTTTGATGGCGATTTTATCGATTTGCAAGTCAACTACAAAGGTACGGCAAGCCTCTGCAAAAGCTACTTTGAGTACGCAAAAGAGCATAAGCTACAAATCATCAACATCTCTTCCATAGTCGCTCTTTGCAATCTCCCTTTGATGGCAAAGTACTCCATCTCTAAAAGCGCTTTGCACTCCTTTACACAAGCTCTAAGAGCTGAGTTAAAAGCCTATGGTAGCGAAGTTTATGAGGTTTTTGCTGGACCAATTGACACAAGATTAACAGAGGGAGTTGACATGCCAAAAGCAGATCCTATTGATGTGGCAAAAAAGGTTCTAAAAGATGTTAAAGCGGGTGAGTTTGATATATTTCCAGACGTTTTTGCCCAGATGATAAAAGAGAGACTTGCCTCTGAGCCAAAAATGGTAGAAGCAGACTTTAGTATGTCGATTGTTGGTTAA